In Enterocloster clostridioformis, one genomic interval encodes:
- a CDS encoding (2Fe-2S)-binding protein, which yields MEKMKISFTLNGKPCQVEVKPHQRLLDMLRDELRLTGTKEGCGIGECGACTVILDGRAVTSCLVPAPSVDGRNVVTIEGVGCNGKLDPVQEAVLENHALQCGFCTPGFIMSAKALLDENPDATREEIRRAISGNLCRCTGYEQLTDAIYQAAGELKKLRMEKL from the coding sequence GTGGAGAAGATGAAAATAAGTTTTACATTAAACGGAAAGCCATGCCAGGTGGAGGTAAAACCCCACCAGAGGCTTTTGGATATGCTGAGGGACGAACTGCGCCTGACCGGTACCAAGGAAGGCTGCGGAATCGGTGAGTGCGGCGCCTGTACCGTGATTTTGGACGGCAGGGCAGTCACATCCTGTCTGGTACCGGCTCCCTCTGTGGACGGCCGGAACGTGGTCACCATTGAGGGAGTGGGCTGCAACGGGAAGCTGGATCCGGTCCAGGAGGCGGTTCTTGAGAACCACGCTCTCCAGTGCGGATTCTGCACACCGGGATTCATCATGAGCGCAAAGGCTCTCTTAGACGAGAATCCGGATGCCACAAGGGAGGAAATCCGCCGTGCCATATCCGGAAACCTGTGCCGCTGTACAGGGTATGAGCAGCTGACCGACGCCATCTACCAGGCGGCAGGAGAGCTTAAAAAGCTCCGCATGGAGAAGCTGTAA
- the dpaL gene encoding diaminopropionate ammonia-lyase — translation MSCEIKWALNKMPKTEDKNLSIMSVVEVKKARAFHESIPQYQVTPLADLKNMAEYLGLAKACVKDESYRFGLNAFKVLGGSYAIARYIAKETKRDISQMPYSVLTSRELRDEFGQATFFSATDGNHGRGVAWAANRLGQKCVIRMPVGSTENRRRHIEDEGAECTIEKVNYDDCVRMVAEEAKHAERGVVIQDTAWEGYDEIPSWIMQGYSTMADEAVEQFEERPTHVFVQAGVGSLAGGVVGYFANKYKKNPPVMVVVEAEPAACLYRGAEAADGEIRIVDGEMPTIMAGLCCGEPNITSWDILKNHVTAFLAVNDDVARRGMRMLAAPFKGDPQVVSGESGAATFGALATIMKDESYRELRLELGLNQDSKVLMFSTEGDTDPDRYKTIVWEGGLK, via the coding sequence ATGAGCTGTGAAATCAAATGGGCTTTAAACAAGATGCCCAAGACGGAAGACAAAAATCTCTCCATCATGTCTGTGGTGGAGGTAAAGAAAGCAAGGGCTTTCCATGAAAGCATTCCCCAGTACCAGGTGACCCCTCTGGCAGACCTTAAGAACATGGCGGAGTATCTGGGCCTGGCAAAGGCCTGTGTGAAGGACGAGAGCTACCGGTTTGGATTAAACGCATTCAAAGTATTGGGCGGCTCCTATGCCATTGCCAGATACATTGCAAAAGAGACAAAGCGTGACATCAGCCAGATGCCTTACAGCGTGCTCACCTCCAGGGAGCTTCGCGACGAGTTCGGCCAGGCCACGTTCTTCTCTGCAACCGACGGCAACCACGGCAGAGGCGTTGCCTGGGCTGCCAACCGCCTGGGTCAGAAATGTGTTATCCGCATGCCTGTGGGCTCCACTGAGAACAGGCGCCGCCATATCGAGGACGAGGGCGCGGAGTGTACCATTGAGAAGGTGAACTATGACGACTGTGTCAGGATGGTAGCCGAGGAGGCCAAACACGCGGAGCGCGGCGTGGTCATTCAGGATACCGCGTGGGAAGGCTACGATGAGATTCCGTCCTGGATTATGCAGGGCTACTCCACCATGGCGGACGAGGCAGTGGAGCAGTTTGAGGAGCGCCCCACCCATGTGTTTGTCCAGGCCGGCGTGGGAAGCCTGGCAGGAGGCGTGGTGGGATACTTTGCCAACAAGTATAAGAAGAATCCTCCGGTGATGGTAGTGGTGGAAGCAGAGCCGGCCGCCTGCCTTTACAGGGGAGCCGAGGCAGCAGACGGGGAGATCCGCATTGTGGACGGCGAGATGCCTACCATCATGGCTGGCCTGTGCTGCGGCGAACCCAATATCACTTCCTGGGATATCTTAAAGAACCATGTAACCGCGTTCCTGGCAGTGAACGACGATGTGGCCAGAAGAGGCATGCGCATGCTGGCAGCTCCGTTTAAGGGAGACCCCCAGGTCGTTTCCGGCGAGTCCGGCGCAGCCACATTCGGCGCCCTGGCCACCATCATGAAGGATGAATCCTACCGCGAGCTGCGTTTGGAGCTTGGGCTGAACCAGGATTCCAAGGTACTTATGTTCTCCACCGAGGGAGACACGGATCCGGACCGCTATAAGACCATTGTATGGGAAG
- a CDS encoding FAD binding domain-containing protein, translated as MIQYKYHRAVSLDDAVKVLKEYGGKARIVAGGTDILVQIHEKDKRWKDLRCLLDITYLDRELRYICEDEAHVYIGPLSTHTDLEQSEIIAKHIPFLGWASATVGSPQIRNRGTLGGSIGNAFPASDPLPALIAADALIKVYGQDGERVCLLKDFYEGKGSLKLEPGEFIREFVVKKLPEGTGMGFSKLGRRKALAISRLNCAAALTMDSEGTVTEARIAPGCIFVQPDRVEKAELVLIGQKPSEELFAKAGKTVSEVMIERIGIRWSTQYKEPAVQEIVLRALCQAAGMEV; from the coding sequence ATGATTCAGTATAAGTATCACAGGGCCGTTTCCCTGGACGACGCAGTGAAGGTGCTTAAGGAATACGGCGGCAAGGCCCGTATCGTCGCCGGGGGGACGGATATCTTAGTCCAGATTCACGAAAAGGATAAGCGGTGGAAGGACCTCCGGTGTCTGCTTGACATCACCTATTTAGACAGGGAGCTGCGCTATATCTGCGAGGACGAGGCGCATGTATACATCGGCCCTCTGTCCACCCACACGGATCTGGAGCAGTCGGAAATCATTGCAAAGCACATCCCCTTCCTGGGATGGGCCAGCGCCACCGTGGGTTCCCCGCAGATACGAAACCGCGGAACACTGGGCGGAAGCATCGGCAACGCGTTTCCGGCCTCCGACCCACTGCCTGCCCTGATTGCGGCGGACGCCCTTATCAAGGTGTACGGCCAGGACGGCGAGCGGGTATGCCTGCTCAAGGATTTTTATGAGGGAAAGGGAAGCCTCAAGCTTGAACCGGGAGAATTCATCCGTGAATTCGTGGTAAAGAAGCTGCCGGAGGGAACCGGAATGGGATTTTCCAAGCTGGGCAGAAGAAAGGCTCTGGCCATATCCAGGCTTAACTGCGCCGCAGCCCTTACCATGGACTCTGAGGGAACCGTCACAGAGGCCAGAATCGCTCCGGGATGTATCTTCGTACAGCCTGACAGAGTGGAGAAGGCAGAGCTGGTCCTTATAGGGCAGAAGCCGTCTGAGGAGCTGTTTGCCAAAGCGGGAAAGACCGTTTCAGAGGTCATGATAGAGCGCATCGGCATCCGCTGGTCTACCCAGTATAAGGAGCCTGCGGTCCAGGAAATCGTACTTCGGGCCCTGTGTCAGGCAGCGGGAATGGAGGTATAG
- a CDS encoding xanthine dehydrogenase family protein molybdopterin-binding subunit has product MPLTKVGEKHFSVINHCVPRIDGVDKVTGRARYAADIYMEGMLYAGVLRSPYSSARVVSVDAAKGKGIPGVEAVVTCFDMPRTRSWAGYMYLTDTIRYSGDCVAMVAAQSKELADEALEAIHVEYEELPGVYTIEEALSEGAFAVHEKYPDNIFKESMFHIRKGDPEAAFEKADIVLEREYRTQYIEHSYIEPEACICYLNPNDGAMTVHSASQNPFFTRRYVADVLGVPMNQVRMVQETLGGTFGGKEEGAGLVAGRCAYLCNLTKKPVKFVFNREDSFLESAKRHPFRLRYKAGLTKDGRIVAWQGEQVDNCGAYNNQTQFMNWRANVHSAGPYEIDNIKTDTYGVFTNNVHSGAMRGYSSPQLIWAQEQFIEELAMACGMDELEFRRKNLLHDGALTATGVPVEHCVIQEIMDATAEQTGYKEKHAAYLKQPEGSRKRRGIGLAVCHRGSGLGAESPDASGCMMICNEDGSVMINSGLVENGQGLKTAYAQIAAEALGVSYEAVRFFGTDTHSIPDCGMTVASRGTVMGAQSVRKTGEKLKGVMIQNALELHSLPLEEIEKAYGLKKGTLDYGKLTADQVELLDSQFYLKKYPDVKVPFSGVCNACLWTGKQMAAFEWFKPQDLIQDHETGQGKAFPTFAYGCIVAEVEVDMKTGYVDVLEVTASHDVGTAINPALVKGQIYGGIVMGQGFAVTEDVVTGKRGQKTKNFDSYILPTSMDAPKMNINIYENQDPAGTYGAKSIGEPATEGVGAAIANAIFNATGRRVYENPADLETVLLGHKLQ; this is encoded by the coding sequence GGAAAAGGGATTCCGGGCGTGGAGGCTGTTGTTACCTGTTTTGACATGCCCCGCACCAGAAGCTGGGCAGGATATATGTATCTGACGGATACCATCCGTTATTCCGGAGACTGTGTGGCCATGGTTGCGGCCCAGTCAAAGGAGCTGGCAGACGAGGCTCTGGAGGCGATTCATGTTGAGTATGAGGAGCTTCCTGGCGTGTATACCATTGAGGAAGCCTTGAGCGAGGGCGCCTTTGCGGTCCATGAAAAATATCCCGACAATATTTTCAAGGAATCCATGTTCCATATCCGAAAAGGAGATCCGGAGGCAGCATTTGAAAAGGCTGATATTGTTCTGGAAAGGGAATACAGAACCCAGTACATCGAGCACTCCTATATTGAGCCGGAGGCATGTATCTGCTATCTGAACCCCAACGACGGTGCCATGACCGTACATTCCGCTTCCCAGAATCCCTTCTTTACAAGAAGGTATGTGGCGGATGTGCTGGGAGTGCCCATGAACCAGGTCCGCATGGTGCAGGAGACCCTGGGCGGCACCTTCGGAGGCAAGGAGGAGGGCGCCGGACTGGTGGCAGGAAGATGCGCCTACCTGTGCAATCTGACGAAAAAACCGGTGAAATTCGTGTTTAACAGGGAGGACTCCTTCCTGGAATCCGCTAAGCGCCATCCCTTCCGCCTCCGCTACAAGGCCGGACTCACAAAGGACGGACGGATCGTGGCCTGGCAGGGCGAGCAGGTGGATAACTGCGGAGCCTACAACAACCAGACCCAGTTCATGAACTGGAGGGCCAATGTCCACTCAGCAGGCCCTTATGAGATTGATAATATAAAGACGGATACATACGGTGTGTTCACAAACAATGTGCACTCCGGCGCCATGAGAGGCTACTCATCACCGCAGCTGATTTGGGCGCAGGAGCAGTTCATCGAGGAGCTGGCCATGGCCTGCGGCATGGATGAACTGGAATTCCGGCGCAAGAATCTGCTCCACGACGGGGCTCTGACAGCCACCGGCGTTCCCGTGGAGCACTGCGTGATCCAGGAAATCATGGACGCCACCGCAGAGCAGACCGGCTACAAGGAGAAACACGCAGCCTACTTAAAACAGCCCGAGGGAAGCCGCAAGCGCAGGGGCATCGGCCTGGCCGTCTGCCACAGGGGTTCCGGACTGGGAGCTGAATCACCGGACGCGTCAGGATGTATGATGATCTGCAACGAGGACGGTTCCGTGATGATTAATTCCGGTCTGGTAGAGAACGGCCAGGGCTTAAAGACAGCCTATGCCCAGATTGCGGCGGAAGCCCTGGGTGTGAGCTATGAGGCGGTCCGCTTCTTCGGCACCGACACCCATTCCATACCGGACTGCGGCATGACAGTGGCCTCCAGAGGAACGGTCATGGGAGCGCAGTCCGTCAGGAAGACAGGAGAGAAGTTAAAAGGGGTCATGATCCAGAATGCCCTGGAGCTTCACAGCCTTCCCCTGGAGGAAATCGAGAAGGCATACGGCCTTAAGAAGGGAACCCTGGATTACGGTAAGCTGACAGCGGACCAGGTGGAGCTTTTAGACAGCCAGTTCTATTTAAAGAAATACCCGGATGTGAAGGTTCCCTTCTCCGGCGTCTGCAATGCCTGCCTCTGGACCGGTAAGCAGATGGCTGCCTTTGAGTGGTTTAAGCCCCAGGATTTGATTCAGGACCACGAGACAGGACAGGGAAAAGCATTCCCCACCTTTGCATACGGCTGCATCGTGGCTGAGGTGGAAGTGGATATGAAGACCGGCTACGTGGATGTGCTGGAGGTAACAGCCAGCCACGACGTGGGAACCGCCATCAATCCGGCTCTTGTAAAGGGTCAGATTTACGGAGGCATTGTAATGGGCCAGGGCTTTGCGGTGACAGAGGACGTGGTAACCGGTAAGCGTGGACAGAAGACGAAGAATTTTGACAGCTACATCCTTCCCACCTCCATGGACGCCCCGAAAATGAACATCAATATATATGAAAACCAGGACCCGGCAGGAACCTATGGAGCCAAATCCATCGGGGAACCAGCCACCGAGGGCGTGGGGGCAGCCATTGCCAATGCCATCTTTAACGCCACCGGCCGACGGGTCTATGAGAATCCTGCAGACCTAGAGACAGTATTGCTGGGACATAAATTACAGTAG